Part of the Zea mays cultivar B73 chromosome 4, Zm-B73-REFERENCE-NAM-5.0, whole genome shotgun sequence genome is shown below.
GTAACCGTGACATTTTGATCCGAGGGCTGAGATCAAATCGTGATGCTTTAAAATCGGGGTCGTAGATATCTCATCCTACGACTATGATCACATACCGGTTCAGTAAGTAACCTAATCTAATCTGGCACGCCGAGTGAAGATTCAACGGCTCAGATGAGCCTATACCCCTTCGACCACGACTTTTTCCTAAAGAGTCCCTGGGAAACATAAGAAGTAACCCACTGTCCCTTTGCAGTTGAAAGTAATTACATCGAAACCCTCCGTATTTGCAGATTAGCCCTTCTAAGTTATTTTGGGTATCAAATCAGTAATAGAATACCCATAAAACTTGCATAATCCATAGCTTGTGCGTTTTAGCTCTGATTCCACCTATTCCAGTTGTGACAGCGTTGTAATAAAATTGCCTACACAATAATAGCCTTAATTGTGTCATATCACGTACTTTTATatataattagatatttgttaTTTACTTATTATATATTTACCCACATAGTTTATATTAATCAAGATAAcatagtttaatatttaatcacataaatcttcTGAACACTACAACTTTCCAGCCGTAAATTAGAATTTaggggttctcgaacctacgatctcgtagtgaTGCGTAGCATATTATCACGATGTTTGTTTATgtgctttggtgtaatgttaccatatccattatttgcttaattgtatgtattgctacgagtagcagcgaggtcacGAGAAATCCGAAGACCAACTTGTTGAAGTACCTAGAATCTCAGTCACAGGGAAGTTGTGCCCttaatcacttttctttacctaataatgtttctGTTAATCACTGCgatatgctcaggttaatttgatgggacctaataggttaccctattattgtttatcccacacctttcaaacaaatgaactattgggtagacttgctattgctctacctagttttgggattaatgttatacTAAATTATGGTCATGTTTCACTATTATTGTTGGTTTatgattgttcatgacaagatcattgtgttaattgaaacatggagcgaccacccgggaaaacagtgctaccaccaaAAGGGGCAAAGACGGTAGGGAAGCTTTggcatagggaggttctcgggtcgatcatgcttcgATGGCTTTTCGAACGAGGTATTCCTATATCTCCCTTCTTAGAAACTGTAGCATGTTTTttaaagctagtgaaactttttaaatgcctcgtagtgctaccgtgcctcgcctcctcggtagaggtgtatggaattcatgaccccgtggcagatgagtaacacgactagtgggtaaagatgcgcaacctgagAGTACCTAGGGGTGAATAGGTAATCCTATAAAAACATCTCAACAAAAtaaacttggactaatattggattagtgaaaGCAAGAGCCAATTTTGAATGAGGAGTATGAGAGGAGTAAACTACTTTTCTTAATTGATCTTCAATAAGTTAGTATTAAAGTAAGAGCAATCATGTACATATAATAAGTGATGCACTGATATATGTACATATTTAATTGTACAAGCACGATTAACTGATTCATGTATTATTTACACACAAAAAACACAGCAAGCATCGACACCAAGCAGTCAAGCAATCATAATGTACACAAACAGCCTGCTGAGACATcaggcaatggatttcttagtacCTGGCAAAATAATACAGAACCAGCCAATAAATGAAGAAATGCTATACACTGGCAAGTAACTCTGATGCATCACAAAATGCATCCAGTTCATCCCTTATTCTGTTTAATTTACATCCCCCTCTCAGGGGTGTTATCACTTGTTCTATATTTCTCTTCACATAAATGCAGGTCCAACATCAGAGCTTATTTATGCTGTTTATATGCACTTCTAGCGAGTATAATTTGATAACTAACCTAAGTCTCCAAGACATGCGGATCTGCTGTCTGCAGGTGGCACGTCAGTCAAAGTCCTCGGAGCACTCGTAAATTGCACCAGTATGATTGAAGCCACACGATACATGGACGGCTCTTGCATTCGTGCCAAAGGGAACCATCATAGGCTCAAAATAGTCTACGTCGTTTCCATGTCCCTGCAAGTAGCAAGTCAGTTCGACCATATCCATATGAATGGTGTCCTGTGGGGATTATGCATGCCGCACATTGTTGCCATCAAGTGGAATTCCAAATGATCCAAATGTGCACAATGTGCGGCATTTTGTGAAAACAGTTGTGGTGGCTGAAAGCAACTCACCAGCTGTCCACCGGAAGAATGGCCCTCTTCGAAAAAAGTCCCATTGGCGCCTCCCCAACCCCATGTGTAGATGTCATCACCTGGATGTTTTGAGGTGCTCAGAGCACAGCGATAGCGTATAGCTGTAAAGATATATTTTGACAACTAAAATTACCCAATACATAACATAGGCAATCATGTCATCCATTCAGCTTAAAAAGACCAaccaaaagaagaagaaaaaacaacTTCCCTTAATACTCTGCCCCAAAAATCTTCCATTATCCATATTGGCACAGTTTGGGCCACTACCCAGAGAGCCCTGTCAGAGCCtccgtttttttaaaaaaaaaaatagTCCTTTTATACCTAGAACTATTGAGTTCAGAAGATCATATACCAATTTTTAAAGATGCACAATTACTCTGTTTGGAAAGGGGTGATTAGGATCCAGATCTTTAAGATGCAGTTCAAATTTTGACCTGAACCCAAGAAGTTCCTAGACCAGTCCCCCGCTTCCAATGAACCCTCAGTATGTTTGTTAAGGTAACACTCACCATGAGTCGTCACATTGCTAATCTGACCCTCATACAGACAAGTGTTAGATTATACTCGTCTTATTTAAAAAATAATGAATTATCATTTTTTTGTGATTTGTTCATAAATATATGGCATCGTTGACTTTTTTTAAAAACATTGACCACTCGTCTTATTTAAAAAATAATGAGTTATCATTTtttttgtgatttgttttatcacttaaggtagtttgtacttgacttaaaattttacatttttgaataagacgagtggtcaaagttttcgaaaaaataaatcaacggtgtcatatatttgtgaacggagGTAGTAGTAAACACATAAGAATTTAACTCAAAAGTCTGTCACTTCAAATTATAGTCTAGTACTCTAGTCTACTGTTCTATATTATTGTTGTCAGAGCTTTTAAAACAACCTTTTTGACCTACAAGATACCAATGAAACAAACCATGTATGGAGCCCTTATTGAGACGGctgttgtcaaaacaaaacaaaaaggaGTTTCTGTTTACTAGCATTTGCCACTAATTAGAACCAACATACTGGTAGTGAAAAAGAAGCATAATTATGATACTAGTAGTGAAAAAGAAGCATAATTATGATACCTGAAACTACAGCTGTGTGCTTCCAACCACAAGATACCTACAGAGGGCAAATGGTCAAGGACTCCATGTCCAACATACATTTTAGAGCTTAAATGTCCAACATACATCAATACAAGAACTGGCTTTAAGTGGTGCAATATATAAAAAATGAAATAGATGACCAGCAGCCCAAACCTTAGATACAGGAAGTTTAAATAGAGAACTTTTCAAAATTTCCGGAGAGCGGACCATATCCGTACCTCTGGTTAGAGATAATCATATCAGAATACAACTTCGACATTGGATGCACAGTTGCACACTGATATAAGTAGGATACAAGATGATGTAGGGAAATTATTGAAAAAGTCACAGATAAAATACCCCAGACCAAGGCAGCCATTTTCATTTGAACCCCAAGAATACAGATCACCGCTATCTGTCAAAACATCAGCGTATACATTTCAAAATTGTATGACAAGTTAACATTTGAAATTTTGATAATTCTGCATTAACAAGATACAAAACAAAGACTGCACAAACACCAATACCTGTTACAACACAAGTATGGTAACCTCCACAAGCAACTTCTTCTGAAAATGGTATCTCTTCAACAATATTTGGTCTGAATTCTTCGTTCGGTCTTCCAAATCCCTAAAATGGTTTGTTAAATCCAAAGAAATGAAGGGAGATAAAAAGTATTTGGTAAGGGAAGTGAAAAAAATAAATGTGAAGGTGGTCTGATTGGATACCACCTTCTCAGTCTTCTGCCCAAATATGAACAAAGTACCTTTTTCTGCAATTTGACATAGGGAAATCATAAGATGGGTAATTGTGATTCGTACAATTTGAATATTGCTTTTCTGTATGCTTACCATCAATGCAAGCTGAGTGCAACATTCCTGCAGCTATCTTTTTAATCTAGCCAAATGCATAACAAACAGAATTAGAAGTCACTACATGACAATAAAAGAATCGTTTTCTGATTAAGAGGCACATTGAGTTTCAAGTCGAAATACCTTGATACCATCAAAGTTTTTGATCAATCTTGGAGTATATTCACTGCACAAGTAAAGATAGTTACCAATTTATTATCTTTTAAACAATTTAACACCATATAGTACAAACATATCCAGAATTGTCGGGCCTATTTTACCGTAAGATAAGCAGAAGCCTTCAAATTTTCGAACTTCTATATCTATGCCATTCAGCATTTTACCCAAAACTCACATTACAATACCACATAATTGAGCAACCTTGTTCAGTTTAAGGAAAGCACAAACAATACCCATATATGCCACACTAGTTCATTTGCCACAAGCTTTAACTGTTTGAGATATTTAGAGGGCCTATTCCCTCTTAAAATCATGCACATAGCTCCCTTGTGTACTTAGGCATGCCAGCTAGCAGTAGAAAAATTTTCATCCTTTATGGTTAAGAATTTTCTTATATCTTCTAAATAGATAACAATGAATTGACATAGAGTACATACACAATTAAGTTCCAACATATGTTTTTTAGAGAATATTTTTATGAAATATATATTATCATACGTTGAGGTCAGAGAAAATCCCAGGATGCTAGATTGACGGCCATGTCCGAGCCTACCAGAACCAGCAGCTCCCCAACTCAAGACTTCACCTTCCTCTGAAAAAGTAAATCATAGGAGAGATTCAGACTCTTTAAGGTACAAATATTTAGATACAGCTGCTATAAAGCACCGATTTCTTAGTCACCTGTAACAGCAATTGAATGCTCTGATCCCAGAGCAACCGTTTTTACTCTGAGGTCAGTCAAACAATCAACCTTTGTTGGGGTAGAAACTACTTTACCTGCCCctaaagcaaaaaaaaaaaagataACTCCCATCTCAGAAATAAAACTGCCAAAGGGATAATTGATGGAAAAATTTCCCTAGCACGATCTACCATAGTCCCTAGCAAAATCTTAAGAGAAACAGAATTATGCTgcatgaaaaataatataaaggCATAAGGCATGTATGGTGAGTTCAAACAGTGATCAAGTACTAATACCTACAGAGATTTTATTATTTTTTGTGGAATCAAACACTCATCAGTGTCAATAAGTTGTTGTTGATAGTCTCAGACAGAGTATAGATACCAGAACATTCAATTATGGATATGACATGAATAGGCGGCATTAAGGAAGTAAAGAATGGGGATGACACTGTTACCTTTACCAAGGCCAAGCTGGCCACCTGAGTTTCTGCCCCAAACAAAGAGCTTACCATCCGCTGTTCAAGAAAGTAAAAATACAAAAATTTAGTGGAGATTGGTGTTGAAATATATAAGTGGATTGCCTACCTTCTTCTAACAGCTTAAGCTATTGGGTTTGACTGATTAGTGTGTCCACTTTGATATGGTGAGctttgggttgaactggttagtgcaTCTCACTCTAACATAGTATCAAAGCCAGAGGTCTTGAGTTCAAATCCTGGTAGAGGCTTTATTTGTGTCTCTGCccctttatttacatgtttgcacCTTTCTCTCTGGTTGCACGTGAGTGAGAGTATTGAAGTGTATAAGTAGATTGCCTACTTTTTCCTAACAGCTTAAGCTTTTGTGTTTGATTGGTTAGTGCGTCCACTCTAACAATTGATAATACAATTGTTATAATGCACATATGTGCAGCACAAATCAATTTTATAAATAAATAGAAGAGATGGTTATCACACTTCTTTTCTGTTATACTTATCCAGATACCAGTAAAACATTATTATGGTGTAATGTGCTGTATGCTGCAGTGCAGCATTCAGTGACAATAACCTTACAAAATTAATACATTTTACAGAGCATATGACATCTCAATTAGCAAATGAGCAATAACATATTTCAATTAAGTTGTGATCGCACATAGGCCTAGGGAGAGTGCACAAATCCATAATTCCATATGGCCCTTTTTGTTTGAACGTGCAACCTACCCAATATGTATTTTGGTTTATCAAACCCATTGTCAATATCTAGTAGAGTAATTGGGGCCATAATAAAAAATATTATAATTAACATATTACAACACC
Proteins encoded:
- the LOC100194342 gene encoding uncharacterized isoform X2 gives rise to the protein MRVFAPPTRPIAILPASEPVSSPCCPRGLAVAASSTFLSSAPSAMWRATRRSPPFLRWLSSDAASSKAPRQRVAALWGNGDYGRLGLGSLESRWSPTVCPFFLARAADPPASLACGGAHTLFLTQNGRVFATGLNDFGQLGIGTSVTHMLEPVEISGFHERVVEVSAGNHHSCAVTADGKLFVWGRNSGGQLGLGKGKVVSTPTKVDCLTDLRVKTVALGSEHSIAVTEEGEVLSWGAAGSGRLGHGRQSSILGFSLTSTEYTPRLIKNFDGIKIKKIAAGMLHSACIDEKGTLFIFGQKTEKGFGRPNEEFRPNIVEEIPFSEEVACGGYHTCVVTDSGDLYSWGSNENGCLGLGGTDMVRSPEILKSSLFKLPVSKVSCGWKHTAVVSAIRYRCALSTSKHPGDDIYTWGWGGANGTFFEEGHSSGGQLGHGNDVDYFEPMMVPFGTNARAVHVSCGFNHTGAIYECSEDFD
- the LOC100194342 gene encoding uncharacterized LOC100194342, with product MWRATRRSPPFLRWLSSDAASSKAPRQRVAALWGNGDYGRLGLGSLESRWSPTVCPFFLARAADPPASLACGGAHTLFLTQNGRVFATGLNDFGQLGIGTSVTHMLEPVEISGFHERVVEVSAGNHHSCAVTADGKLFVWGRNSGGQLGLGKGAGKVVSTPTKVDCLTDLRVKTVALGSEHSIAVTEEGEVLSWGAAGSGRLGHGRQSSILGFSLTSTEYTPRLIKNFDGIKIKKIAAGMLHSACIDEKGTLFIFGQKTEKGFGRPNEEFRPNIVEEIPFSEEVACGGYHTCVVTDSGDLYSWGSNENGCLGLGGTDMVRSPEILKSSLFKLPVSKVSCGWKHTAVVSGDDIYTWGWGGANGTFFEEGHSSGGQLGHGNDVDYFEPMMVPFGTNARAVHVSCGFNHTGAIYECSEDFD
- the LOC100194342 gene encoding uncharacterized isoform X1, giving the protein MRVFAPPTRPIAILPASEPVSSPCCPRGLAVAASSTFLSSAPSAMWRATRRSPPFLRWLSSDAASSKAPRQRVAALWGNGDYGRLGLGSLESRWSPTVCPFFLARAADPPASLACGGAHTLFLTQNGRVFATGLNDFGQLGIGTSVTHMLEPVEISGFHERVVEVSAGNHHSCAVTADGKLFVWGRNSGGQLGLGKGAGKVVSTPTKVDCLTDLRVKTVALGSEHSIAVTEEGEVLSWGAAGSGRLGHGRQSSILGFSLTSTEYTPRLIKNFDGIKIKKIAAGMLHSACIDEKGTLFIFGQKTEKGFGRPNEEFRPNIVEEIPFSEEVACGGYHTCVVTDSGDLYSWGSNENGCLGLGGTDMVRSPEILKSSLFKLPVSKVSCGWKHTAVVSAIRYRCALSTSKHPGDDIYTWGWGGANGTFFEEGHSSGGQLGHGNDVDYFEPMMVPFGTNARAVHVSCGFNHTGAIYECSEDFD
- the LOC100194342 gene encoding uncharacterized isoform X3, which codes for MRVFAPPTRPIAILPASEPVSSPCCPRGLAVAASSTFLSSAPSAMWRATRRSPPFLRWLSSDAASSKAPRQRVAALWGNGDYGRLGLGSLESRWSPTVCPFFLARAADPPASLACGGAHTLFLTQNGRVFATGLNDFGQLGIGTSVTHMLEPVEISGFHERVVEVSAGNHHSCAVTADGKLFVWGRNSGGQLGLGKGKVVSTPTKVDCLTDLRVKTVALGSEHSIAVTEEGEVLSWGAAGSGRLGHGRQSSILGFSLTSTEYTPRLIKNFDGIKIKKIAAGMLHSACIDEKGTLFIFGQKTEKGFGRPNEEFRPNIVEEIPFSEEVACGGYHTCVVTDSGDLYSWGSNENGCLGLGGTDMVRSPEILKSSLFKLPVSKVSCGWKHTAVVSGDDIYTWGWGGANGTFFEEGHSSGGQLGHGNDVDYFEPMMVPFGTNARAVHVSCGFNHTGAIYECSEDFD